One Hirundo rustica isolate bHirRus1 chromosome 1 unlocalized genomic scaffold, bHirRus1.pri.v3 SUPER_1_unloc_3, whole genome shotgun sequence DNA segment encodes these proteins:
- the LOC131378462 gene encoding uncharacterized protein LOC131378462 — protein MWWFRERSRGLFGAKSRDFLSWLLHFSSIPAHPGVEFQDGLAWKLSGSPGFSPGSIFPANSSLGNGWRGKTPGRRSWRSLPGRGVIQGYFFPAFPSGFQWIWGIPSQPFGMWGNAIKFHPWKCPRPGWTGPGAAWDSGNVPAHGMGSSLNPFPAIHPGILGFSDPLLHIFPLLLVFPGDSHPHPPCSPWHPRAARKAGAGKNSQGEAFHGVLEWFGWERTFRNDPIPWAGTAPSIPGCSRPAWLGTLPQGWRFPTFLFQRLQGGQSSPRLCFFPRLFPFFWPLPALFPLRSNLPIPFLPSSFSREFPARQAPLFSPGIPALIP, from the coding sequence ATGTGGTGGTTCAGGGAACGATCCCGTGGTTTGTTTGGAGCAAAATCCCGGGATTTTCTCTCCTGGCTGCTTCActtcagctccatcccagcccatccaggTGTGGAATTCCAGGATGGATTGGCTTGGAAGCTCTCTGGGTCCCCAGGATTCTCCCCAGGCTCCATATTCCCGGCTAATTCCAGCCTTGGGAATGGCTGGAGAGGGAAAACTCCGGGAAGAAGGAGCTGGAGGTCCCTGCCAGGGCGTGGAGTTATccaaggatatttttttcctgcttttccctctggtTTTCAATGGATTTGGGGAATTCCCTCTCAACCATTTGGGATGTGGGGAAATGCCATCAaattccatccctggaagtgtccaaggccgggttggacagggcctggagcagcttgGGATAGCGggaatgtccctgcccatggaatgggatCATCCCTAAATCCCTTCCCAGCAATCCATCcgggaattctgggattctccGACCCCCTCCTCCacatttttcccctcctgctcGTTTTTCCAGGAGATTCCCACCCACACCCCCCCTGCTCCCCGTGGcatcccagggctgccaggaaagctggagcagggaaaaattCCCAGGGGGAGGCATTCCATGGagtcctggaatggtttgggtgggaaaggaccttcaGGAATGATCCCATTCCGTGGGCAGGGACGGCTCCctctatcccaggctgctcccgtccagcctggcttgGGACGCTTCCACAGGGATGGAGATTCCCAACTTTCCTGTTCCAGCGGCTGCAGGGAGGACAAAGCTCCCCTCGGCTCTGCTTTTTCCCAAggcttttcccatttttttggCCGCTTCCCGCTTTGTTCCCGCTCCGCTCCAACCTCCCCATCCCGTTTCTCCCCTCCTCGTTTTCCCGCGAATTCCCAGCCCGTCAAGCCCCGCTCTTCTCcccaggaattccagctctGATCCCCTGA